The following is a genomic window from Pseudomonas lurida.
CACCAGCGTGGCCATGCGCTCGCTGAACCCTGCGCGGCGCAGGTAATCCGCGCCCAGCCGCTCATGGCTGACCACGCCATAGCCACCCATGTTCTCGCCGCCGTGGCCGCAGAGGTGGCCGATATCGTGGAAAAACGCTGCCAGCACCACTTCATCATCAAACCCCTCGGCCATGGCCAACTGCGCCGCCTGGGACATATGCTCGAGCTGCGACACCGGCTCGCCGATGTAATCCGCCGTGCCGTGTTTCTCGTACAAGCCGAAGACGTCGGCGATCGCCTGCTCTGGGTTCATCACGCGGCCCCCCACAATGCGGTGATATTGCGCTCGGCCATCGCTGGCCCCACGCTCATGCCCACGCCAGTATGCATCAACGCCGCGCTCACCCCTGGAGCAGCCCGCAGGAAGGAAAACGGTCGCGGCCCGCGCGAGCCGTAGACGCCCTGCCAGCGTTCGACCACCTGGATCTTGCAGCCCAGGGTGTGCTCGGCCAGTTCGATCATCCAGTCGTCGATCTGCTCGGCATTGAACGGCGATGCATCGCTGCCGTAATCATGGGAGTCGCCAATGATCAGTTCGCCATAGGGCGTC
Proteins encoded in this region:
- a CDS encoding phosphonate degradation HD-domain oxygenase — its product is MNPEQAIADVFGLYEKHGTADYIGEPVSQLEHMSQAAQLAMAEGFDDEVVLAAFFHDIGHLCGHGGENMGGYGVVSHERLGADYLRRAGFSERMATLVEYHVQAKRYLTYSQPDYYARLSEASRRTLVYQGGVMSAREAQAFEQDPLCAVSLRLRQWDEQAKEMHVPVLDLEVLKAKARQVLAA